From the Primulina tabacum isolate GXHZ01 chromosome 3, ASM2559414v2, whole genome shotgun sequence genome, one window contains:
- the LOC142539122 gene encoding protein RECOGNITION OF PERONOSPORA PARASITICA 7-like, whose product MEGAAVQFLLDNLKQLLLYHAHLIRDSTSQVENLENDLRLFKAFLEESTKKRKRDDEALRELVRQIIDVVYEAEDTIDACVALASDNKFKNFFLRAFYNPLAKLPKVAKKVEEIGGKIKKIYDRNDLIDFASAETDGGAAEDKIPGEKKAGS is encoded by the exons ATGGAGGGTGCAGCAGTACAGTTCCTGCTCGATAACCTCAAACAGTTGCTATTGTATCACGCACATTTAATCCGCGACTCTACTAGCCAAGTCGAAAACCTCGAAAACGATCTCCGATTGTTCAAAGCCTTTCTAGAAGAGTCGACCAAAAAGCGCAAGAGGGACGACGAAGCTCTGCGCGAGTTGGTGCGACAAATTATCGACGTGGTGTATGAAGCGGAAGATACGATCGATGCTTGTGTTGCTCTGGCGTCGGAtaacaaattcaagaatttcttTTTGAGAGCTTTCTATAATCCTCTGGCAAAGCTTCCCAAAGTTGCGAAGAAGGTTGAGGAGATTGGaggaaagataaaaaaaatatacgaTAGGAACGATTTGATCGACTTTGCTTCCGCGGAGACCGATGGCGGGGCCGCTGAAGATAAGATTCCGGGGGAAAAGAAG GCGGGCTCCTGA